In Blastococcus saxobsidens DD2, the genomic stretch CCGGGCACGAGCGAGAGCGTGGCTTTCGCCGTGTCCCGGGCCAGGGTCGCGCGCGTCCCCTCACCGACCGGCGCCTCCATGGACGTCGAGACGTCGAAGACCGCGAGGATCCGGGAGGGATCCGCCAGGTTGCTCAGCTGCGCCACCAGCGCCTGGACGGCGGCGGGTTCCAGCTCGAGGGCGGTGGGCGCCTCGGCCCGGATCCCGGCGTCGGCGGCGTCCGGGGGCACGGCGCCGTTCCCGTCGCGGAAACCGGCGTCGACGGCCGCGGTGCGCGCCGCGTCCGAGGTCAGTGCGCGGACGACCGCTGCCACGGCGAGGGCCTGGTCGCCGTCCGGCGACCCCACCCGCACGACCGGGTAGTCCAGCACCGGGCTGCCCTCGCCCGGGTAGACGGCGACGAGCGCGGACGCCTCGGCGGCGGTGTTGATCTCGTAGACCTCCTGTTCGCTGACCGGGACCAGCGGGGCATCGGCACCGCCCTTCAGGCCCGCGGCCAGGCCCTCCGCGGCGGACAGCGCGGGCCCGCGCTGGGCGGCCAGCACGGCCTGCACGACGGCGTTGCCGGCCGCCTCGCCGCCGCCGAGCGCGGTGCTCACGGCGGTGAGCGCGGCCAGCCCCTCGGCGCTCGTGGCGAGGTCGGGAACCGCGACCGGGTGCGCGCCGGCCAGGGCGGCGCCCCATCCGGGTGGCTGGTCGGCCCAGCCGAGGGCGTCGACGGCGGCCTGGCTGGTGGCCAGCACGACCGGCGACGTGGCCAGCGAGCCCACCACCTCCAGCGGTGCCTCGGCCGCGCGGGCCGCCCACAGCGACGAGTCGGGTACCCACACGCCGGGCAGCGCGTCGGCCGCCAGGGCAGACAGGTCGCCGACGGTCTGCAGCGGCTGCTGGGTGGCCACGGTGGTCTCGACGCAGAGACGCTCCTCGACGACGATCTCCGCGGGGAGGATCCGCTCGGTCAGCTCGCCCAGCTCGGGGGCGACGGTGACCGCCACGGTCGCGCGGTCGTCACAGCCGCCGCTACCGGTCAGCCACCAGGCGAGGCCGCCGCCGGCCAGCACCACGGCCAGCGCTGCGGCGATGAGGACGGGCGGCACCGGACGGCGACGTGCGGTGGTATCGGCGTGGCGGCCCATGCTC encodes the following:
- a CDS encoding VWA domain-containing protein, which encodes MGRHADTTARRRPVPPVLIAAALAVVLAGGGLAWWLTGSGGCDDRATVAVTVAPELGELTERILPAEIVVEERLCVETTVATQQPLQTVGDLSALAADALPGVWVPDSSLWAARAAEAPLEVVGSLATSPVVLATSQAAVDALGWADQPPGWGAALAGAHPVAVPDLATSAEGLAALTAVSTALGGGEAAGNAVVQAVLAAQRGPALSAAEGLAAGLKGGADAPLVPVSEQEVYEINTAAEASALVAVYPGEGSPVLDYPVVRVGSPDGDQALAVAAVVRALTSDAARTAAVDAGFRDGNGAVPPDAADAGIRAEAPTALELEPAAVQALVAQLSNLADPSRILAVFDVSTSMEAPVGEGTRATLARDTAKATLSLVPGDFALGLWAFAYQLDGEQDWTELVPTRELETLVGDTTQREILDDQLDTIPDRLTPGGTGLYDTTLAAVRAARENYDPTAVNSVLVLTDGTNEDDQNGLTLDNLLITLAAEADPERPIKVIGVALGPDADLTALEQIADATGGAAYSAVDESDLQTVLFDALRQRG